From one Microbacterium sp. 10M-3C3 genomic stretch:
- the argJ gene encoding bifunctional glutamate N-acetyltransferase/amino-acid acetyltransferase ArgJ, producing the protein MSVTAPAGFEASGVAVGLKSTGRPDVAVVVNRGPLKVGAAVFTSNRAKANPILWSEQAIRDGVVEAVVLNSGGANCFTGAFGFQTTHQTAEKAAELLGVSAGDVLVCSTGLIGTGDEVFRAKVLAGVEQGVAALSPDGGEDASLAIMTTDSRPKRAVRTGDGWTIGGMAKGAGMLAPGLATMLVVLTTDAVLDAAEADAALRAATRTSFDRLDSDGCMSTNDQVTLMVSGASGVTPDPAAFRAALAEVCQDLAEQLQGDAEGASHDIRIEVTGAASEDDAVEVGRSVARNNLFKAAIFGNDPNWGRVLAAIGTTRAAFDPYAVDVWMNGVRVCAAGGPDRPREEVDLTPRATTVAIDLHHGDASATILTNDLTHDYVHENSAYSS; encoded by the coding sequence GTGAGTGTCACCGCCCCCGCCGGATTCGAAGCATCCGGCGTCGCCGTCGGCCTGAAATCGACCGGCCGCCCCGACGTCGCCGTCGTCGTCAACCGCGGGCCCCTCAAGGTCGGGGCCGCGGTCTTCACGTCCAACCGGGCCAAGGCGAACCCGATCCTGTGGTCGGAGCAGGCGATCCGGGACGGGGTCGTCGAGGCGGTCGTCCTCAACTCCGGCGGCGCGAACTGCTTCACCGGCGCGTTCGGGTTCCAGACCACGCACCAGACCGCCGAGAAGGCCGCCGAGCTCCTGGGCGTCTCGGCCGGGGATGTGCTGGTGTGCTCGACCGGCCTCATCGGCACGGGCGACGAGGTCTTCCGTGCGAAGGTGCTCGCGGGCGTCGAGCAGGGCGTCGCCGCCCTCTCGCCGGACGGGGGAGAGGACGCCTCGCTCGCGATCATGACGACCGACTCGCGGCCCAAGCGCGCCGTGCGCACCGGCGACGGCTGGACGATCGGCGGCATGGCCAAGGGCGCGGGCATGCTGGCGCCGGGACTTGCGACCATGCTCGTCGTGCTCACCACCGATGCCGTGCTCGATGCGGCGGAGGCGGATGCGGCGCTGCGGGCCGCGACGCGGACGAGCTTCGACCGGCTCGACTCCGACGGCTGCATGTCCACGAACGACCAGGTGACGCTCATGGTCAGCGGCGCGAGCGGCGTCACGCCCGACCCGGCGGCGTTCCGCGCGGCGCTCGCGGAGGTGTGCCAGGACCTCGCCGAGCAGCTGCAGGGCGACGCCGAGGGCGCGAGCCACGACATCCGCATCGAGGTCACCGGTGCCGCCAGCGAGGACGACGCCGTCGAGGTCGGCCGCTCCGTCGCCCGCAACAACCTGTTCAAGGCCGCGATCTTCGGCAACGACCCCAACTGGGGGCGCGTGCTCGCCGCGATCGGCACGACGCGGGCCGCCTTCGATCCGTACGCCGTGGACGTGTGGATGAACGGCGTGCGCGTGTGCGCGGCGGGAGGGCCCGACCGTCCGCGCGAGGAGGTCGACCTGACGCCCCGCGCGACGACGGTCGCGATCGACCTGCACCACGGGGACGCCTCGGCGACGATCCTCACGAACGACCTCACCCACGACTACGTCCACGAGAACAGCGCGTACTCCTCATGA
- the argC gene encoding N-acetyl-gamma-glutamyl-phosphate reductase has protein sequence MPYSVAVSGASGYAGGEALRLLAAHPDVEIRTVTAHSNAGQPLIEHQPHLRSLAHLTLQDTTPDVLAGHDIVVLALPHGQSAQYTDALVDTPLVIDAGADHRLTEAADWARFYGGPHPDPWTYGVPELPVAGGKQRAALAGATRIAAPGCNASTVSLSIAPGVAAGVVDPAGIVTVLAVGPSGAGKSAKTHLLASEILGSANPYAVGGTHRHIPEIRQALVAAGAPADAVRISFTPVIVPMARGILATTSAPIAPGATDAQIREAWESAYADEPFVQLLPAGAFPRTADVLGANTALLGLAVDRDAGRVVVVAAVDNLVKGTAGAAVQSMNIALGLAETTALSVNGVAP, from the coding sequence ATGCCCTATTCGGTCGCCGTCTCCGGCGCATCCGGCTACGCCGGCGGTGAAGCGCTGCGCCTGCTCGCGGCGCACCCCGACGTCGAGATCCGCACCGTCACGGCGCACTCCAACGCCGGGCAGCCGCTCATCGAGCACCAGCCGCACCTGCGCTCGCTCGCGCACCTGACGCTGCAGGACACGACGCCCGACGTGCTGGCCGGCCATGACATCGTCGTGCTCGCCCTGCCGCACGGGCAGTCCGCGCAGTACACGGACGCTCTCGTCGACACGCCGCTCGTGATCGACGCCGGCGCCGACCATCGCCTCACCGAGGCCGCCGACTGGGCGCGTTTCTACGGCGGCCCGCATCCGGATCCGTGGACCTACGGCGTCCCCGAGCTCCCCGTCGCCGGCGGCAAGCAGCGCGCGGCGCTGGCCGGCGCGACCCGCATCGCCGCCCCCGGATGCAACGCGTCCACGGTGTCGCTGAGCATCGCGCCGGGTGTCGCCGCCGGCGTCGTCGACCCCGCCGGCATCGTCACCGTGCTGGCGGTCGGACCGAGCGGCGCGGGCAAGAGCGCGAAGACGCACCTGCTCGCATCCGAGATCCTCGGCTCGGCCAACCCCTACGCCGTCGGGGGCACGCACCGGCACATCCCCGAGATCCGTCAGGCGCTCGTCGCCGCCGGCGCGCCGGCCGACGCCGTGCGCATCTCCTTCACACCCGTCATCGTGCCGATGGCCCGCGGCATCCTCGCCACGACGTCCGCGCCGATCGCGCCGGGCGCGACGGACGCGCAGATCCGCGAGGCGTGGGAGAGCGCGTACGCCGACGAGCCGTTCGTCCAGCTGCTGCCGGCCGGAGCATTCCCGCGCACGGCCGACGTCCTCGGCGCGAACACCGCGCTGCTCGGTCTCGCGGTCGACCGCGACGCGGGCCGCGTCGTGGTCGTCGCCGCGGTCGACAACCTCGTCAAGGGCACCGCCGGCGCGGCCGTCCAATCGATGAACATCGCCCTGGGCCTGGCGGAGACCACGGCGCTCAGCGTGAACGGAGTCGCCCCGTGA